Proteins found in one Mustela lutreola isolate mMusLut2 chromosome 12, mMusLut2.pri, whole genome shotgun sequence genomic segment:
- the SPAAR gene encoding small regulatory polypeptide of amino acid response — translation METAVIGVVAVLFVVTVAITCLLCCFSCDSRAQDPQGGPGHSFTVATFRQEASLFTGPGRHAQPAAAVGARDFWTFM, via the coding sequence ATGGAAACAGCAGTGATTGGAGTGGTGGCGGTGCTGTTTGTGGTCACCGTAGCCATCACCTGCCTCCTGTGCTGTTTCAGCTGTGACTCGAGGGCCCAGGATCCTCAGGGGGGCCCTGGCCACAGCTTCACGGTGGCCACGTTTCGCCAGGAGGCTTCTCTCTTCACGGGCCCGGGTCGCCATGCCCAGCCTGCAGCGGCGGTGGGTGCCCGGGACTTCTGGACCTTCATGTGA
- the HRCT1 gene encoding histidine-rich carboxyl terminus protein 1 gives MDLLRVNSRLASHLAGSSGPKRLRPHSLAVLQSAGAETTRSRDCEGRAEAAEGEEAARSCRMEGPSSFQMLGLVGLIIGAAVAILLLLLLAACLCRGQQDLRVDVERNRPAARRNRVRWAQPCFFPRQGHLGHLRHFHHPGHMSHTHHAGLHHHHLHQHHAHHHAHHHAHHAHRGRR, from the coding sequence ATGGACCTCCTCAGAGTTAACAGTCGCTTGGCCTCACACTTGGCAGGCAGCTCCGGCCCAAAGAGGCTGCGCCCACATTCCCTGGCTGTTCTCCAGTCCGCGGGAGCCGAGACAACAAGGTCCCGGGACTGTGAAGGCAGAGCAGAGGCTGCCGAAGGGGAGGAAGCAGCAAGGAGCTGCCGAATGGAAGGACCGTCCAGCTTCCAGATGCTAGGCCTCGTGGGTTTGATCATTGGTGCTGCTGTGGCcatcctcctgctgctgctgctggccgccTGCCTGTGCCGCGGACAGCAGGATCTCCGGGTGGATGTGGAGAGGAACCGACCGGCTGCCAGGAGAAACCGCGTCCGCTGGGCCCAGCCTTGCTTCTTCCCACGCCAGGGCCACCTGGGACACCTTCGCCACTTCCATCATCCTGGCCACATGTCTCACACGCACCATGCGggcctccaccaccaccacctccaccagcaCCACGCCCACCACCACGCCCACCACCACGCCCACCATGCCCACCGAGGCCGCCGCTGA